One genomic segment of Hordeum vulgare subsp. vulgare chromosome 2H, MorexV3_pseudomolecules_assembly, whole genome shotgun sequence includes these proteins:
- the LOC123425479 gene encoding pentatricopeptide repeat-containing protein At5g02860: MVETVAFPPLLRAPALPPPASKTVRHQPPVHSPLRLFSPTSLLSSSHPTPTSSSRTPRIGRRHDPTRQGGGGGQPWNLPPSLSLPARRALLSLLSDPDSARDILSALPTSELASVLNALASRGRPAVALAALHAARDLHGEHVLQHPRVLPAAVRVLARAGRLADASALLDAAPEPDASAYTALVSAFSRASRFRDAVAVFRRMVANGIQPAIVTYNVVLHVYSKIAVPWKDVVALVDSMKNDGIPLDRYTYNTLISCCRRGALYKEAAKVFDEMRAAGFEPDKVTFNSLLDVYGKARMHDEAIGVLKEMELGGCPPSVVTYNSLISSYVKDGLLKEAAELKEEMEVKGIQPDVITYTTLISGLDRAGKIDAAIGTYDEMLRNGCKPNLCTYNALIKLHGVRGKFPEMMAVFDDLRSAGFVPDVVTWNTLLAVFGQNGLDSEVSGVFKEMKKSGYVPERDTYVSLISSYSRCGLFDQSMEIYKRMIEAGIYPDISTYNAVLSALARGGRWEQAEKLFAEMENLDCRPDELSYSSLLHAYANAKKLDKMKALSEDIYAEKIESHHGLVKTLVLVNSKVNNLSETEKAFLELGRRRCSLDINVLNAMVSVYGKNRMVKKVEEILSLMKGSSINLSTATYNSLMHMYSRLGDCEKCENILTEIKSSGARPDRYSYNTMIYAYGRKGQMKEASRLFSEMKSSGLIPDIVTYNIFVKSYVANSMFEEAIDLVRYMVTRGCKPNERTYNSILQEYCRHGKIADAKSFLSNLPQLHPGISKQEQQRLLELLARHTSRDGG; encoded by the coding sequence ATGGTCGAAACGGTCGCCTTCCCGCCCCTCCTCCGGGCGCCCGCGCTGCCGCCTCCCGCCTCCAAGACCGTCCGCCACCAGCCCCCAGTGCACTCCCCTCTTCGACTCTTCTCCCCCACCTCCCTACTCTCCTCCTCACACCCcacccccacctcctcctcccgcaCGCCGCGCATCGGCCGCCGGCACGACCCTACCCGCCAGGGCGGTGGAGGCGGGCAGCCATGGAACCTgccgccctccctctccctccccgcgCGGCGCGCGCTCCTCTCGCTCCTGTCCGACCCGGACTCCGCGCGCGACATTCTCTCCGCGCTCCCAACCTCCGAGCTCGCCTCCGTGCTCAACGCCCTTGCGTCCCGCGGCCGCCCCGCCGTCGCGCTCGCTGCTCTCCACGCGGCGCGGGACCTCCACGGTGAGCACGTCCTCCAACATCCCCGCGTGCTCCCCGCAGCCGTCCGCGTCCTCGCGcgcgccggccgcctcgccgacgcctccgCGCTCCTCGATGCCGCGCCGGAACCCGATGCCAGCGCCTACACGGCTCTCGTGTCAGCGTTCTCCCGCGCCAGCCGGTTCCGGGACGCGGTCGCCGTGTTCCGCCGTATGGTGGCTAACGGCATTCAGCCCGCCATCGTCACCTACAATGTCGTGCTCCATGTGTACTCCAAGATTGCCGTTCCGTGGAAGGATGTGGTGGCACTCGTGGACTCCATGAAGAACGACGGAATTCCGCTGGACAGGTATACATATAACACGCTCATTAGCTGTTGCCGGCGTGGTGCACTCTATAAGGAGGCAGcgaaggtgttcgacgaaatgagGGCTGCTGGGTTCGAACCTGACAAGGTCACATTCAATTCGTTGCTTGATGTGTATGGCAAGGCACGGATGCATGATGAGGCAATTGGGGTGCTCAAGGAGATGGAGCTTGGGGGCTGTCCACCCAGTGTGGTAACCTACAACTCACTCATTTCGTCGTATGTAAAGGATGGGTTATTGAAAGAGGCAGCCGAGCTCAAAGAGGAGATGGAGGTTAAGGGAATTCAGCCAGATGTCATTACATACACGACACTGATTTCTGGTCTGGACAGGGCTGGCAAAATTGATGCAGCAATCGGGACATATGATGAAATGTTGAGGAATGGATGTAAGCCAAACTTGTGCACCTACAATGCATTGATTAAGTTGCATGGGGTGAGGGGAAAGTTCCCAGAGATGATGGCTGTTTTCGATGACCTCAGGTCTGCTGGATTTGTGCCAGATGTTGTGACCTGGAACACACTCTTGGCGGTGTTTGGTCAAAATGGTTTAGACTCCGAGGTGTCTGGGGTGTTCAAGGAGATGAAAAAATCTGGTTATGTTCCTGAGCGGGACACATATGTTTCACTCATTAGTTCATATAGTCGGTGTGGCTTGTTTGACCAATCAATGGAGATATACAAGAGGATGATTGAAGCTGGTATATATCCTGACATATCGACATACAATGCTGTTTTATCTGCACTAGCTCGTGGTGGGCGTTGGgagcaggcagaaaagttatttgCTGAGATGGAGAATCTGGATTGTAGGCCAGATGAGCTTAGTTACTCTTCACTGCTTCATGCATATGCCAATGCAAAGAAGTTGGATAAAATGAAAGCTTTGTCAGAAGATATATATGCAGAGAAGATAGAGTCACACCACGGGCTGGTGAAAACATTGGTATTGGTCAACAGCAAAGTTAATAACTTATCTGAAACAGAAAAGGCGTTCCTGGAACTTGGGAGGAGGCGGTGCTCTCTGGATATTAATGTCCTAAATGCAATGGTTTCCGTATATGGGAAAAATAGGATGGTTAAGAAGGTGGAGGAGATTCTTTCACTCATGAAGGGAAGTTCTATCAACCTCAGCACTGCAACATACAATAGCTTGATGCACATGTATTCTCGCTTAGGTGATTGTGAAAAGTGTGAAAATATCCTCACTGAGATCAAGTCAAGTGGTGCACGTCCTGATCGATATTCTTACAACACAATGATCTATGCATATGGAAGAAAAGGGCAGATGAAAGAAGCCTCAAGATTGTTTTCTGAGATGAAATCTTCAGGCCTGATACCAGATATTGTGACATACAATATCTTTGTTAAGAGTTATGTAGCCAACTCAATGTTCGAAGAGGCAATTGATTTAGTACGTTATATGGTTACTCGTGGTTGCAAGCCCAATGAGAGAACTTACAATTCAATACTGCAGGAATACTGTAGGCATGGTAAGATAGCAGATGCTAAATCATTCCTTAGCAACCTTCCCCAGCTTCATCCTGGAATATCCAAACAGGAACAACAAAGACTGCTAGAACTGTTGGCTAGGCACACCTCAAGAGATGGAGGTTGA